A region of Clostridium acetobutylicum ATCC 824 DNA encodes the following proteins:
- a CDS encoding methyl-accepting chemotaxis protein, translating to MNRANTDSNKARRSLRVKLITILVGIIIPMTFLSIGTFAIMKSLMNRLDTMIEVTVKSNEIFALADNSISEVNKVVLNKDEKSKKAAYSNLDKIKSNIKFIKDNTTSLNSMKSVDVMERIMSTYEENLNNLINSNKSGDTEQAMKNFKIITQTLSSSNDSIQNLVTNQLTDQKTEKIALLKTASFMGILIIILIISISILSFAVATILINNIVNIIKKLVTYATSIAENNLALADIHINSSDELGVLAESFNKMSRNLRSLINKINTESSNVTDAAYNLQTNTEQSSKALEQIAVSVQGVSEGALTQADQAEKTVSVITDLFEANKRISDNAHKVLNTSDAATNAAVLGNEKLKKVIEQIKVIENKVIPVQNTAELLNKRSNEIKKVVDAITEIASQTNLLALNSAIEAARAGENGKGFAVVAEEVKKLAEDSQNATVEITSMLQDIQQKSNELYESMSTSVQEIKESTTVAEAAREAFSEILNTSSNVDKQMQEITLEIEGIVKEISTVEKMSIDIERIAKSSSESSHDVAAAVEEQTASVEEIFSTTTVLSQMSNELKNLINKFKI from the coding sequence ATGAATAGAGCCAATACTGACAGTAATAAAGCTAGACGCAGCTTAAGAGTAAAACTTATAACTATTCTTGTAGGCATTATTATTCCTATGACTTTTCTTAGCATAGGTACTTTTGCAATCATGAAGAGTTTAATGAACAGATTAGATACCATGATTGAGGTAACTGTTAAATCCAATGAAATTTTCGCCTTAGCTGATAATTCTATCTCTGAAGTCAACAAGGTTGTACTAAATAAAGACGAAAAGTCCAAAAAAGCTGCTTACAGTAATTTAGATAAGATAAAAAGCAATATTAAATTTATTAAGGACAATACTACAAGCTTAAATAGTATGAAATCTGTAGATGTTATGGAAAGAATAATGTCCACTTATGAAGAAAATCTTAATAATTTAATTAACTCTAATAAATCTGGAGATACAGAGCAGGCTATGAAAAACTTTAAAATAATCACTCAAACCTTAAGTTCCTCAAATGACAGTATACAGAATTTAGTTACAAACCAACTTACTGATCAAAAAACCGAAAAAATAGCCCTACTTAAGACCGCAAGCTTTATGGGTATATTAATTATAATACTCATAATATCAATTAGCATTTTAAGCTTTGCTGTCGCTACTATCTTAATAAATAACATAGTAAACATTATAAAGAAATTGGTAACTTATGCAACCTCCATAGCTGAAAATAATCTAGCATTAGCTGATATACATATAAACTCTTCTGATGAACTAGGTGTACTTGCCGAATCTTTTAACAAAATGAGCAGAAATCTTAGATCCTTGATAAATAAAATCAACACTGAAAGCAGCAATGTTACAGATGCTGCGTATAATCTTCAGACAAATACAGAGCAAAGCTCAAAAGCACTTGAGCAAATTGCAGTATCAGTTCAAGGTGTATCTGAAGGAGCCTTAACTCAAGCAGATCAAGCTGAAAAAACTGTTTCTGTGATAACTGATTTATTCGAAGCAAATAAGAGAATCAGTGATAATGCTCATAAGGTTTTAAATACATCTGATGCTGCAACAAACGCAGCTGTTTTAGGAAATGAAAAATTGAAAAAAGTAATAGAGCAAATAAAAGTAATAGAAAATAAGGTGATTCCTGTGCAAAACACTGCAGAACTTTTAAACAAAAGGTCTAACGAAATAAAAAAAGTCGTAGATGCTATTACAGAAATAGCATCGCAAACTAATCTATTAGCTTTAAATTCAGCTATTGAAGCAGCAAGAGCTGGAGAAAACGGTAAAGGCTTTGCAGTTGTAGCTGAGGAAGTAAAAAAGCTAGCTGAAGATTCACAAAATGCTACAGTCGAAATAACAAGCATGCTACAAGATATACAGCAAAAATCAAATGAATTATACGAGAGTATGTCAACTAGTGTACAAGAAATTAAGGAAAGCACAACAGTAGCAGAAGCAGCAAGAGAAGCTTTTAGTGAAATACTAAATACCAGCAGTAACGTTGATAAACAAATGCAAGAAATAACTTTAGAAATAGAAGGTATTGTAAAAGAAATCTCTACTGTAGAAAAAATGAGTATTGATATAGAAAGAATTGCTAAAAGCTCTTCCGAATCAAGCCACGATGTTGCTGCTGCAGTTGAAGAACAAACCGCTAGTGTTGAAGAAATATTCTCCACCACCACTGTTTTATCTCAAATGTCTAACGAGCTAAAAAATTTGATAAACAAGTTTAAAATTTAG
- a CDS encoding sugar ABC transporter substrate-binding protein, with translation MKKTSRILIIFAATCFLLTACAQKKSIVYKSKKYRIGLSIPASDDVFRNKIINAMENEAKNLPDTDLVVVNAKGDPARQKSQISNLVAQKCNAILVLPVDTLLSSDYTQIANDSGIPIISVNNFLKNQDDAAAYVGSDSITSGIMEAEYAVKQLNGKGNVVILKGEPNHETAIKRTEGFKQVLQNYPEIKIIDEQYGDWKRTLGMQITENWIKNGTKFDAILANNDEMAIGAIMALKENNLINNVFVGGIDATPDALKLLKEGSLKVTVFQNAAGQGSEAIKAAYKLVKGEKINKKIFVPYELVVPNDADKYLGKQSAK, from the coding sequence ATGAAAAAGACTAGCCGTATTTTAATTATATTTGCAGCTACCTGCTTTTTACTTACAGCATGTGCTCAAAAAAAATCAATAGTTTATAAGAGTAAAAAATACAGGATTGGATTATCTATTCCAGCTTCAGATGATGTTTTTAGAAACAAAATAATAAATGCCATGGAAAACGAGGCTAAAAATTTACCTGACACCGATTTAGTTGTTGTAAATGCTAAAGGTGATCCTGCAAGACAAAAATCTCAAATTTCAAACTTAGTAGCTCAAAAATGCAATGCAATACTAGTTTTGCCTGTTGATACTCTTCTGTCTAGCGATTATACACAAATAGCAAATGATTCAGGTATTCCAATAATAAGTGTTAATAATTTTTTAAAAAACCAGGATGATGCTGCAGCATATGTAGGTTCTGATTCCATAACTTCTGGTATTATGGAAGCTGAATATGCTGTAAAGCAGCTTAACGGAAAAGGTAATGTTGTTATTCTAAAAGGTGAGCCAAATCATGAAACTGCCATTAAAAGAACGGAGGGTTTTAAACAGGTTCTTCAAAATTATCCCGAAATAAAAATAATAGACGAGCAATATGGTGATTGGAAAAGGACCCTCGGAATGCAAATAACAGAAAACTGGATTAAAAATGGCACTAAATTTGATGCTATTCTAGCCAATAATGACGAAATGGCAATTGGTGCAATCATGGCACTAAAAGAAAATAACTTAATAAATAATGTTTTCGTTGGAGGTATAGATGCTACCCCTGATGCCTTAAAGCTTTTAAAAGAAGGTAGCCTTAAGGTCACGGTATTCCAAAATGCAGCTGGCCAAGGTTCAGAAGCTATAAAGGCAGCCTATAAACTAGTTAAAGGAGAGAAAATAAATAAAAAGATTTTTGTGCCTTATGAATTAGTTGTCCCTAATGACGCGGATAAGTATTTAGGAAAACAAAGTGCAAAATAA